In a genomic window of Canis lupus dingo isolate Sandy chromosome 35, ASM325472v2, whole genome shotgun sequence:
- the LOC112659437 gene encoding protein naked cuticle homolog 2-like, producing MKVRGNATLNRQQEGRGLGGCCGQMGKLSLAGGRGSRGGRSRNRRQVSGARASFPCNAPRPDAAAAGSGLQGPGRTARPGGGPQPVPDPIPGTSLSPSPSHLHPVPVPGPSPPRPQPCPIPIPTPALHWGPGPKLGAAMGAPRAGDRRPCVGPQRLDTFESVNHHHHHHHHHHHHQNRDTGTGEARQVQADPGASDSTARLPETRNLSPRAPATTGQALRARSP from the exons ATGAAGGTTAGGGGAAACGCGACCCTGAACAGGCAGCAGGAAGGCCGTGGCCTGGGAGGCTGCTGCGGACAG atggggaaactgagcctcgCTGGGGGGCGCGGGTCACGCGGTGGCAGGAGCAGGAACAGAAGGCAGGTGTCCGGGGCCCGGGCCAGTTTCCCATGCAACGCACCTCGTCCAGATGCAGCCGCGGCCGGGTCAGGTTTGCAGGGCCCGGGGCGCACGGCTCGGCCTGGCGGGGGGCCACAGCCCGTCCCTGACCCCATCCCTGGCACGTCCCTGTCCCCGTCCCCATCCCATCTCCATCCTGTCCCCGTCCCTGGCCCATCCCCACCCCGTCCCCAGCCCtgtcccatccccatccccacaccaGCTCTGCACTGGGGACCTGGGCCCAAGCTGGGGGCAGCCATGGGAGCGCCCCGGGCAGGGGATCGGCGGCCCTGCGTGGGTCCCCAGCGCCTTGACACCTTTGAGTCGgtgaatcatcatcatcatcatcatcatcatcatcatcatcatcagaacAGAGACACTGGGACGGGGGAGGCGCGGCAGGTGCAAGCTGACCCCGGGGCCTCGGACAGCACTGCCCGGCTTCCGGAGACCAGGAACCTGTCCCCGCGGGCCCCGGCCACGACAGGCCAAGCCTTGCGGGCCCGCAGCCCCTGA